Within the Hyalangium gracile genome, the region CTCCTTCTCCCCGTCCGGCCCGACGCGCGCCACCACGGCCACCTCACCCACCTTCGGGTTCTGGCGCAGCACGTGCTCGATCTCCCCCGTCTCGATGCGGTAGCCGCGGACCTTCACCTGATCGTCCAGTCGCCCGAGGAACTCCATGCGCCCATCACCGCGCTGGCGCACCAGATCTCCCGTGCGGTAGCAGCGCAGGGGCTGGGGGAGCACGCCCCCGGGGTTGATCGTGACGAAGCGCTCGGCGGTGAGCTCCGGCCGGTTCCAGTAGCCCAGCGCCACGCCCTCGCCGCCGATGTACAGCTCCCCGGGCACGCCCGGCCCCACCGGCAGCCCCGACTCGTCCAGCACGAAGAGCTGCGTGTTCTCCAGGGGCAGCCCCGCGAGGATGGGGGCTGCCTCCACCAGCTTCTCCCGAAGCGACCAGATGGTGGTCTCCGTGGGGCCGTACAGGTTCCACAGCTCCGCGCAGCGCGAGGCCAGCCAGTCCACCAGCTCGCGCGAGGGGTGCTCGCCGCCGCACAGCGCCTTGAAGCGCGGGTTGCCCTGCCACTCGCACGCCCTGAGCAGCGACCAGGTGGAGGGCGTGCCCTGCATGGCGGTGACACCCTGCTCCGAGAGCAGCCGGGCCAGCCGCTCCCCGTCGCGCACGACATCGGTCTCGGCGATCACCAGCCGGGCCCCCGTCACCAGCGGCAGGAAGAGCTCCAGCACCGAGATGTCGAAGGACCACGTGGTGACGGCCAGCAGCACATCCTTCGCGCCGAGCCCCGGCTGGCGCGCCAGGGCCCACAGGCAGCTCACGACGTTGCGGTGGCGCACCACCACGCCCTTGGGCCTGCCGGTGGAGCCCGAGGTGTAGAGCAGGTACGCGGGAGCCTCGGAGGTCTGCGCCACGCGCGGGGGCTCCGCGGCACGCAGCGGCTCCAGCTCTCGCAGCGTCAGGACGGGAACACCCGCGGGCACGGCGCTCGGAGCCGACTCCTCGGCCAGCACGAGCCGGGCCTGGCTGTCCTCCAGCATGAAGCGCAGCCGGTCCTCGGGCAGGTCCGGATCCAGCGGCAGGTACGCCGCGCCCGAGCTCAACACTCCGAGCACCGCCGCGAGCAGCGAGGAGGAGCGCTGCCCCAGCACCCCCACGAAGTGGCCTGGACCGATGCCTCGCCGGGCGAGCTCCTGGGCAATGCCGTGCGCCCGCGCCATCAGCTCCACGCGAGGCAGGGTGCGGCCCGCGTACGTCACCGCGGGAGCGTCCGGGGCCCGAGCCGCCTCCTGACGCACCCACTCGTGAAGCGTGCGCTCACGCGGCCAGTCCGCCTGCGTCTGGTTCCACTCCACGAGCACCTCGCGCGCCCGCGCCTGGCTGAGCAAGCCCGCCGCGTCCACCGGCGCCTCCGGGGCCGCGGACAGCCGCGTGGCCAGGGTGGTGAAGGCCTCCGAGAAGCGCGGGCCGAACTCCTCCGAGAACAGCGACGTGCTGATGAGCAGCATGCCCCGGGTGCCCGTGGCGCTCGGGGTGAGGTGGCACTCCAGATCGAACTGGCAGAGCTGCGAGTCGAAGGGGTATTCCGCGCAGTCCACCCCCGACAGCCGCAGCGGGCGCGAGGCGTTCTGCATCCCGAAGAGGATCTGGATCAGCGGACTGCGCGAGGGATCCCTTCGCTGCCCGGCCAGCTGCACCAGCTGCTCGAAGGCCACGCCCTGGTGCTCGGAGGCCTCGAGCGCATGGCGGTGGACCGCTCGCACCAGCTCCGTGAAGGGCATCCCCGGGGAGATCTCCGTGCGCACCACCAGCGTGTTCACCATGCAGCCGATGAGCGGCTCCAGGCCGCGATCCCCGCGGTTGGCGTGCGGCGTGCCCACCACCACGTCCCGCTGGCGGCAGAAGCGCTGCAGCGTCACCATCAGCACCGCGAACAGCGCCGCGAAGGCAGTGGCCCCCGCCTCCGCCGCCACGCGCGCGAGCGCCGCGTCCACCTCGGGAGTCAGGCTGAAGAGGTGCTGCCGCCCCCGGTAGTGCGTGATGGGCGGCCGGGGGAAGTCCGTCGGCAGCTCCATGGACTGCAGGCGGTCCAGCCGCGAGCGCCAGTAGTCCAGCCCCGTGGAGGCGCGCTGCACCTCGCGCTCCCAGTCCACGAAGTCCGCATAGCCGAGCTTCAGCTCGGGCAGCGCCGCGGGCCCGCCCTCTCGCGCGGCGCGGTAGAGCGCCTCCAGCTCCGCGTTGAGCAGCCCGAGCGACCAGCCGTCCGCGACGAGGTGGTGCAGCCCGATGCCCCAGATGTGGTGCTCCGGCCCCAGCTCCAGCAGGCAGGTGCGCACGGGCGGCTCGCGCTCGAAGTCGAACGGCCCCGCCAGCGCCTCGCGCAGGGCCTGCTGCACCCGCGCCTCGGTGGGCGGGCCCTCCAGGCGGATGCGCCGCAGCGGCAGCACGTGGTGCGCGGCGAAGAACTGGACCAGGTGGCCCTCCAGCTCGCAGAAGGTGGCGCGCAGCGACTCCTGGCGCTCCACCACCTGCCGCAGGGCGCGCTCGAGCAGCTCGGGCCGCAATGGGCCTCGCAGCTCGAAGGCCTGCGAGACAAGGTAGGCGTTCTGATCCGGTGCCAGGCGCGTGAGGAACCACAGCCGGCGCTGCACGCTCGAGAGCCCCACGGCGGTGCGCCCCTCCAGCAGCGACAACAGCTCCGCCTTGTGCGTGCGCAGCGCCTCCTTGTCCTCGGCCGAGAGCACTCCACCCGCCGCCTTGAAGCGCAGCTGCCCCTCGGCGGCCCACAGCCGCACGCCCTTGCTGGTGAGCAGCCCCAGCAACCCCCTGGCAGTCGTCACAGACTTCCCTCCTCGAGCGCCTCGGCCATGGCCTCGGCATTGATGGCAGGCGCACTCGCCTGCCGCACGTGCGTGCACAGCGCCTGGGCCAGGGCTCGAAGGCTCCGGTCCTCCAGGTAGAGCGACACCGGCACCTCCACCCCCACGAGCGCCCGCATCCGGTTGTTGAGCTGCATGGCCAGCAGCGAGTCGAGCCCGAGCCGCTTGAGCGACATTCCCTCGGAGATCGCGGTCTCGGTGAGCTGCAGGATGGTGACGGAGTAGCGGCGCAGCAGGGACTCGACGAGCCCTGGCTCCGGCGTCGAGGCCGAGGCGCGCAGGGCCTGCTCCAGGCGGAGCAGCTCGGGAGGCTCGGGCGTGGCGGCCTGGGCCTCGGTCACGCTCGGCATGCCGGAGGCGGCGCCCTCCAGGCCCTCGGGCCAGCAAGGGATGCGCTGCCACGGGTAGGCCGGCAGGGAGATGATGCGCCCGCCCCGCCGCTGCACCGCGGCCCAGTCCAGCTCCACGCCTCGCTCGTAGAGCTGCGCGAGCGTCTCGTAGAAGTAGCGCTGCCCCTCGCCGCGCCGCAGCGAGTGCAGCACGCCGCCCTTCGAGCCCACCTCCGCCAGGGTCTGCTCGCAGGCCAGCCCCAGCAGCGGGTGAGGCCCTACTTCGAGCAGCAGATCGATGCCGTCGCGCACCAGCGCGCGCACCTGATCGTAGAAGCGCACCGGCTGGAGCACGTTGCGCACCCAGTGCCGCGCATCCAGCTCCGAGCCCTCCGCGATGTTGCCGCTCGTGGTGGAGTAGATCGGAATGGAGCCGACGCGCGGCGCCAGCCCCTCCAGCTCCCGCATGAGGGGCCCCTGGACGGGCTCCACCTGGGGGCAGTGCGACACGGGGAACTCGGCGCCCAGCACCCGGGCGAACAGGCCGCGAGCCTGCAGCTCGGCGGCGATGTCCTCCAGGGCCTCCCGCTCTCCCGCCAGGGCGAAGCTGCGCGGGCCGTTGCGCGCGGCCCGGCTGGCACGCCCCTGCCACCGCGCGAGCGCCGCCTCCAGCTCCTCGGGGGCGCACTCGACCACGGCCATCGTCCCCCGGCCTCGCACGGCCTCCAGGTGCCGGCTTCGAGCGCTGATGAGGCGCGCCGCGTCCTCCAGGCTCAGCGCGCCCGCCACGTGCGCGGCAGCCACCTCGCCCATGCTGTGGCCGACGACGGCCGCCGCCCTCACCCCCAGCGACTCCCAGAGCCGGCACAGCGCCACCTGGAACGCGAACAGCACCGGCTGGGCCACGTCGGCCCGCTCCAGGACGGTGGAGCCCTCGGCCAGCTTCGCCGCGACGGACCAGCCCGTGTAGCGGGCAATCGCCGCGTCGCAGGCCAGCAGCGCCTGACGGAAGACGGGCTCACGCTCCAGCAGCTCCCGGGCCATCCCGTCCCACTGGCCGCCCTGGCCGGGGAACACGAAGGCCACGCGCGGCGGGTGGGTGGGCGACAGCCGCTCCTCGCGGGGCTGCGCCAGGGCCGCGGCGAGCCGGTCCTTCAGCACGGTGCGCGAGGTGCCGACCACCGCCATGCGGTGGGGCAGGTGGCTGCGCCCGCAGGCGGCGGTGTAGCAGAGGTCGTCCAGCGCCACGGACGGCTGGGACTCCAGCATCTCCAACATCCCGGCCACCCGCGCCTGCAGGGCCCGGGGCGAGTGCGCCGACACCGCGAGCACGTGCGGTGGGCTCAGGGTCTCCTCGTGCGAGGCCCTGGGGCTGACAGGCACGCCGCAGGCCTGCAGCGCGCTGGCGGCCTCGAGCAGCGTCTCCCACTCCGAGCCCTGGCGATGGGTGGAGGTGACGACCATGCCGTCACGGCCCGCGTGCGTCAGGCACTGCTCCACGAAGCGGGCGAGCGCCGGCTGCGGCCCCACCTCGAGGAAGAGATCCTCGCCGCTCTGGGCGAGCATCTCGATGGCCGCGGCGAACTCCACGGGCTCGCGCAGGTTGCGCGCCCAGTAGTTGCCGTCCAGCTCGCGCCCTTCCATGAAGCGCCCCGTCATCGTGGACAGCAGCGGGGTGTGCGTGGGCTGCGGCGACAGCTCGCGCAGGCCCTGCACGAACTCGGGGAGGATGGGCTCGATGAGGGCGCTGTGCGAGGGGAACGCGGCGTCCACGAACGTGCAGCGCACGCCCGCGGCCCGCTGCTCGGCGGCCAGCTTCTCCAGCACCGGGTGCTCGCCCGCCACCACCGTGGAGGTGGGGCTGTTGCACACGGCGATCGACGCGCCGGGCGTGTGGGCGAGGATCTCCTCGACCTGCTTGCGCGAGCGCTCCATCAGCAGCAGTCCGCCATGCCCCACCAGCCGACCCGTGAGCTGCCCGCGCAGGCACACCAGGCGCACGGCATCCTCGAGGCTCAGCGCCCCGGCGACATGCGCCGCCGCCACCTCTCCGAGGCTGTGCCCGAGCACCATCCGGGGCACGACGCCCCACGAGCGCCACAGCTCCGCCAGGGCCACCTGCACGGCGAAGATGGCCGGCTGCACCACCTCCGGCTCGTGGAGCCGGGACTGTCCCGGGGGCGCCAGCAGCTCCGGCAGCAGCGCCCAGCCCGTCTGCGCCTGGATCTGCCGCTCGCAGGCCTGGAGGCTGGCGCGGAACAGCGGCGAGGCCATCAGCAGCTCGCGCCCCATGCCGACCCACTGCGAGCCATGTCCCGCGAAGAAGAACACCGGCTGGCGGCCCTCTCCCACGCCCTGGGAGACCAGCTCGCGCAGCAGCTCCTCCATCTGCGGGGTGGAGGGCGGGTGCGACTCCTCCAGAATCACGTGCGCGTTGGTGCCGCCGAACCCGAACGAGCTGACACCCGCGCGCGCCGGCCCGTCGCGCCGGGGCCACTCGGTCAGCCGGGTGTGCACCTCGAGCCCCAGGCCGGCGAAGTCGATCTGGGGATTGGGCGTGTGGAAGTGCAGGCTCGGCGGGAGCTGCCGGTGACGCAGGCCGAGCGCGAGCTTCATCAGCCCCGCGATGCCCGCCGCGGCCTCCGCGTGGCCGATGTTGCTCTTCACCGAGCCGATGCGCAGCGGGCGATCCGAAGGCCGGCCCTGGCCATAGACGGCGCCGATGGCGGAGGCCTCGATGGGGTCTCCCAGCCGGGTGCCCGTGCCGTGCGCCTCGACGTAGTCGACGGAGGAGGGCTCCACGCCCGCGCGCGCGCACGCCAGGCTGAGCACGGCGCGCTGGGCCCGAGGGCTCGGCGCCGTCAGCCCGTTGCTGCGCCCGTCATTGTTG harbors:
- a CDS encoding non-ribosomal peptide synthetase, which encodes MTTARGLLGLLTSKGVRLWAAEGQLRFKAAGGVLSAEDKEALRTHKAELLSLLEGRTAVGLSSVQRRLWFLTRLAPDQNAYLVSQAFELRGPLRPELLERALRQVVERQESLRATFCELEGHLVQFFAAHHVLPLRRIRLEGPPTEARVQQALREALAGPFDFEREPPVRTCLLELGPEHHIWGIGLHHLVADGWSLGLLNAELEALYRAAREGGPAALPELKLGYADFVDWEREVQRASTGLDYWRSRLDRLQSMELPTDFPRPPITHYRGRQHLFSLTPEVDAALARVAAEAGATAFAALFAVLMVTLQRFCRQRDVVVGTPHANRGDRGLEPLIGCMVNTLVVRTEISPGMPFTELVRAVHRHALEASEHQGVAFEQLVQLAGQRRDPSRSPLIQILFGMQNASRPLRLSGVDCAEYPFDSQLCQFDLECHLTPSATGTRGMLLISTSLFSEEFGPRFSEAFTTLATRLSAAPEAPVDAAGLLSQARAREVLVEWNQTQADWPRERTLHEWVRQEAARAPDAPAVTYAGRTLPRVELMARAHGIAQELARRGIGPGHFVGVLGQRSSSLLAAVLGVLSSGAAYLPLDPDLPEDRLRFMLEDSQARLVLAEESAPSAVPAGVPVLTLRELEPLRAAEPPRVAQTSEAPAYLLYTSGSTGRPKGVVVRHRNVVSCLWALARQPGLGAKDVLLAVTTWSFDISVLELFLPLVTGARLVIAETDVVRDGERLARLLSEQGVTAMQGTPSTWSLLRACEWQGNPRFKALCGGEHPSRELVDWLASRCAELWNLYGPTETTIWSLREKLVEAAPILAGLPLENTQLFVLDESGLPVGPGVPGELYIGGEGVALGYWNRPELTAERFVTINPGGVLPQPLRCYRTGDLVRQRGDGRMEFLGRLDDQVKVRGYRIETGEIEHVLRQNPKVGEVAVVARVGPDGEKELIACLCPAPGADPKVQELRSWLKGRLPAYMVPAHFVLLTELPRTHNGKVHRQALPPSSHALLPAEMAYEAPVGAMEEAVAALFGELLPGRSPGRGDDFFSLGGHSLMAARLLYAARERLGVSVPMSELFIHPTVKGLAGALKFARLKSAASSGDVDALEAAVAELSEEEAQSMLSRLVPTQEVRP
- a CDS encoding type I polyketide synthase, with amino-acid sequence MPNLYGQDSIRRWLIAALAESLSVPPERVDAHASFRRLGLDSLGAGALAARLSTWLGRPVPLTLLWEHPSISELAAHLGGKASAPSLHELPRAAAQEPIAIVGMACRFPGGADSPSAFWELLRSGQDAVTEIPPERLNVEALYHPDPSRPGTIPMRQGGFLPDVMGFDPAFFGISPREASHMDPQQRVVLELTWEALEDAGIPPYSLAGSATGVFLGAIWSDFALLLGRLGLSAIAPHSVTGLHHSIIANRISYSLGLEGPSMAIDTACSASLVAVHQACESLRSGESTLAIAGGVNLILAPDSMVQMARFGATSPTGRCRSFDADGDGYVRAEGAGLVVLKRLSRAIADGNPIACVIRGTAINNDGRSNGLTAPSPRAQRAVLSLACARAGVEPSSVDYVEAHGTGTRLGDPIEASAIGAVYGQGRPSDRPLRIGSVKSNIGHAEAAAGIAGLMKLALGLRHRQLPPSLHFHTPNPQIDFAGLGLEVHTRLTEWPRRDGPARAGVSSFGFGGTNAHVILEESHPPSTPQMEELLRELVSQGVGEGRQPVFFFAGHGSQWVGMGRELLMASPLFRASLQACERQIQAQTGWALLPELLAPPGQSRLHEPEVVQPAIFAVQVALAELWRSWGVVPRMVLGHSLGEVAAAHVAGALSLEDAVRLVCLRGQLTGRLVGHGGLLLMERSRKQVEEILAHTPGASIAVCNSPTSTVVAGEHPVLEKLAAEQRAAGVRCTFVDAAFPSHSALIEPILPEFVQGLRELSPQPTHTPLLSTMTGRFMEGRELDGNYWARNLREPVEFAAAIEMLAQSGEDLFLEVGPQPALARFVEQCLTHAGRDGMVVTSTHRQGSEWETLLEAASALQACGVPVSPRASHEETLSPPHVLAVSAHSPRALQARVAGMLEMLESQPSVALDDLCYTAACGRSHLPHRMAVVGTSRTVLKDRLAAALAQPREERLSPTHPPRVAFVFPGQGGQWDGMARELLEREPVFRQALLACDAAIARYTGWSVAAKLAEGSTVLERADVAQPVLFAFQVALCRLWESLGVRAAAVVGHSMGEVAAAHVAGALSLEDAARLISARSRHLEAVRGRGTMAVVECAPEELEAALARWQGRASRAARNGPRSFALAGEREALEDIAAELQARGLFARVLGAEFPVSHCPQVEPVQGPLMRELEGLAPRVGSIPIYSTTSGNIAEGSELDARHWVRNVLQPVRFYDQVRALVRDGIDLLLEVGPHPLLGLACEQTLAEVGSKGGVLHSLRRGEGQRYFYETLAQLYERGVELDWAAVQRRGGRIISLPAYPWQRIPCWPEGLEGAASGMPSVTEAQAATPEPPELLRLEQALRASASTPEPGLVESLLRRYSVTILQLTETAISEGMSLKRLGLDSLLAMQLNNRMRALVGVEVPVSLYLEDRSLRALAQALCTHVRQASAPAINAEAMAEALEEGSL